Sequence from the Fulvivirga ligni genome:
CAACAGGTCAGAAATTTGGCAATTCTTGTCTTGCCAGTTGTGCAGGCTACACCGCCGATCAGTGGACGAGATGCGGAGACCAAATTCAATAACATTCAATATGATAAGGGAAGCACGATTTTGTCGTGCTTTCAATTACAATACTCCTGCCTCAAATGCTGGCTCACCACAAAAATCTTTTGGAGTCCCTATGATTTTTGCGTCATTATGTCCCCTTTCAATTTACTTGGTATTAACCTCCATCACCTCTGATTTAGGCCAGAATTTTAAAATAAAATCAGACATCCAGTGGTTATTAACCATTTATCCATTCAATCCGCTCATTTTCAGAATTAAAGGTGACATAAGTTACTGATTTAATAAAACCCAGTTCCATTTTTGAATTATGGTGATTCCATTTTGCACTTAAGCTTTCTATTGACGCACTTAGTGTAATACCCATTTCGAAAGAAAACCCAAATTCATCATCTGATAGCCATTGAGGGTCTTTGAATGTTTTTAAGCCATCAATATGATATTGAAACGTTTCAATTAATAGAATTTCATGCTCTACATTTTTATCAGGCATAGTGAATACAACGAAGAGCTGAACCTTATTTTCTTTCAATTTTAGTTTTAATGATGATTTTGCAGTTTTGCTTTTATTTAATTGTGGTTTTGAGCTATAGCAAAATGCAATACCATCATTCAAGCTTTGGGCATAAGCCCTCTCAATGGCTAATTTATCCCATTTTAAGTCGTCTGCTGCAAGTAAAAATGAGTCTGCTATAAGCTCCAAAAAGGCCCTTCTATTCTCTTCATCAGAATTAGAATTTAGCTTTGACTGATCAAAATATTTCCAAACAGACTTAATACTTCCTTCAAGCCACATTCTTTGATCTGCTTCGCGAGATACAATATGAATGTTAAACCTTTGGTTTTGTGTACTGATCCCTTTTAAGTTTTTAGAGAAAGTCCAAATGACCTCGGTGAGACCATTAAAATCTTGTTCTAAATCATAAATGGTAATATATGGTGAAAACTTAATCATTAATTGCTCGTCATGCCAGGAACTAAAGGTTTTGAGGTTTTATATTTTTTAAAACTATCTGATTTACAGGCTATTTGCAACCTATCATGGCCACTTCTACGGACTGGTTGCCCAGGCCTATAACTCGTCCTGCCCATTCGCCCTCTACCATCATTCGTCCTTCTAGTGTAAGACCTATTTCTGTAAAAAATGCAATGGCATTGTCAAGAGATTCTACAACGATGCCTACGTTGTTCATTTCCAGTAATTTGCTTTTAGTCATGGTCGGTTTATGGTTTTAAATGTTGGTTAGGGTCGAAAGTATCTGTTGGGGTTGCGAGCCATTATGAAGAGAATGGCGGAACGAGGGGCAAACGAGATATTCGATAAAGGCGATTAATTCTCATCTCAATTTAGTTTCTGTTGTAAAATCTTCTCAAGTTCCTCTGGCTTTGGATCGATTGAAAGAATAGTACCATCTTTATCTACTAAAACCATCAAACCTGTTTATAGGTATCACCCTAACCAGTTTTTTGCCAATTGACCAGAACGGTCATGTCAAAAATCTCTTATATGTAATTATTAGTAAAAATATTCATATTAACAAATTCTTGAACAATCAATTTTTATCCACAAAAAATTTTAATATCATATTAAGATTCCTGGTATAGTTCTATCAAATTTATTAAGGTATGAATGGAAGGGATTTTCTAACTTTGAGCAAGACCTGAGCCATACTATAATTGAAATCCTCCTTTTTAAATAGCATTGTAGTCCTTTTTAAGCAACCCTATCCATTTTATTATTCCGGAAAGTCTCTGTTAATTATTTCAGTAATACTTTTCATTATGGCCGCGTTGTTTAACTACCTTTTTCAGCCCTTTGTGGTATACTTACCTGAGCATAAAATGAATTTTTTTATGATCAGTGTTATTCATGCCTTGGTAGCAGTGGTAGATCTATTTGTCATCTCAGTTATGATCAGGCTATTTAATGCTGAGGACACATGGCATATAGGAAAGGAAATCGGCTTTATATTGGTTTTACTTTTGCTGGTTGGAATATCTCAGTTTCTGATACGAGATATTGTCTATGATAATCCCTCTAATTGGTCTTTTGGTTATTTCTTTGAGGAAATCAAAAATGCCTACTTGGTGGGTATCCTCTTTTTTCTCATACTGTTACCATTAAACTTTACCCGGTTAAATAACAGACATATCAAGAATGCTCAAAGAATAAATGCATTAAGTAATTTTAGTAAATCAGATAAGCCATCTGAGGTTTTCATTGAGACTAAACTAAAAAGCGAAAGTCTCCGTTTCGACATCACAAATTTTCTTTTTGCCAGAGCTGATGGTAATTATATTGAAATTTTTATTGATCAGCATGGGTTGGTGACAAAGAATATACTACGGATGACCATTAAGGATCTGGAGTCCGACCTGGATTCGTTCTCTAATATCGTAAAAACTCATCGGTCGTATATAGTGAACATAAACCATATAAATGAGGTAAGTGGGAATGCTCAGGGGTATAAATTAACCATTAAACATTCAGATCAGGTAGTGCCTGTTTCCAGGGCTATGATTCATCATTTCAACACATTAATAAAGAGATGAGCACCAGGCTTGTTATTTATCACAAATAGCATGCAATTCATCACAAGGGTCGTTTTCCATAGTTTTCAGCCTGCCTTTAGCGATACATTTGTCAAAAAAAACTATGCGACGTTACGATTTGGACTGGCTGAGAGTACTTGTTTTTGCTCTACTGATATTCTATCATGTGGGAATGTTTTTTGTTCCCTGGGGCTTTCACATTAAAAATAATCATCTCTATTCAGAATTAGTTTATCCTATGTGGTTTCTAAATCAGTGGAGATTACCTGTATTATTTATTATCTCCGGAATGGGGACATACTACGCTTTGCAAAAGAGGACAAGCAAGCAATTTGCCTGGGAAAGAATTAAGAGACTACTGATTCCCCTGATGTTTGGCATGTTATTCATCATTCCCCCACAGGTATATATAGAAAGAATAGCCAAGCAGCAGTTTGATGGCAATTACCTCAACTTCTGGATAAATGAAGCCTTTATTGGAGTATATCCAGAAGGTAATATCAGCTGGCACCATCTGTGGTTTTTACCTTACCTTCTCATATTTTCACTGGTGCTGATACCGCTGTTCAGTTATTTAAAAAAAAATCCTGACACTAAAATGATCAGCATTTTAAGAAAATTGGTAGCTAACCCACTAACTATTTATACCCTTACAGCACCTCTATTGATTACAGAATATCTACTCAATCCTTATTTCCCTGTGAATCATGCTTTGGTTGGAGATTATTATACCATAGCGCATTACATCATTATTTTCCTTTATGGCTTCCTTTTTATCACAGTACAAGAACAATTTTGGGCCACGGTAAAACGCTTTAGAATTCACAATCTAATCATTGGTGTAGTTTGTTTTTCTACTCTAATATTAATACCAGAGAGTGCCCCTGGCGCTATTGGGTCATTGGTTTCAGTAGTAAATGCCTGGTCCTGGATTTTAACAGTATTTGGTTTTTCTGCCAGGTATCTTCATGTAAATAGCGGACTACTCAAATATTGCAACAAGGCAGTCTACCCCTTTTACATTCTGCACCAGACCGTTATGCTAATATTGGCATATTTTGTCATGGACAAGGACTGGGGCTTTATTTCTAAGGCAACACTAATGGTAATGGGGACATTTG
This genomic interval carries:
- a CDS encoding acyltransferase family protein, whose amino-acid sequence is MRRYDLDWLRVLVFALLIFYHVGMFFVPWGFHIKNNHLYSELVYPMWFLNQWRLPVLFIISGMGTYYALQKRTSKQFAWERIKRLLIPLMFGMLFIIPPQVYIERIAKQQFDGNYLNFWINEAFIGVYPEGNISWHHLWFLPYLLIFSLVLIPLFSYLKKNPDTKMISILRKLVANPLTIYTLTAPLLITEYLLNPYFPVNHALVGDYYTIAHYIIIFLYGFLFITVQEQFWATVKRFRIHNLIIGVVCFSTLILIPESAPGAIGSLVSVVNAWSWILTVFGFSARYLHVNSGLLKYCNKAVYPFYILHQTVMLILAYFVMDKDWGFISKATLMVMGTFAASWIIYEFIIRRIVFFQPLFGLKRTISESERSDKKVNEVNLAE
- a CDS encoding LytR/AlgR family response regulator transcription factor; protein product: MISVIHALVAVVDLFVISVMIRLFNAEDTWHIGKEIGFILVLLLLVGISQFLIRDIVYDNPSNWSFGYFFEEIKNAYLVGILFFLILLPLNFTRLNNRHIKNAQRINALSNFSKSDKPSEVFIETKLKSESLRFDITNFLFARADGNYIEIFIDQHGLVTKNILRMTIKDLESDLDSFSNIVKTHRSYIVNINHINEVSGNAQGYKLTIKHSDQVVPVSRAMIHHFNTLIKR